The following coding sequences lie in one Spinacia oleracea cultivar Varoflay chromosome 1, BTI_SOV_V1, whole genome shotgun sequence genomic window:
- the LOC110776633 gene encoding uncharacterized protein encodes MPPNTSFCDICGGHDHLPNMYHLLQNVSYIEHDPSCENDFYVEYANALNERSRYDGPQNPNFNKQQGPRGPSINAYQGPTYQGGGGGFDHQNRGNYRGQGYQSQAPYGQSYGYGHQPQYNQGSYGSNHQGGGSYNYGYGNKKGTSSGGYQKNPGNQYGNSQYPPPGSNGPRLHGTQLPLNSSLINAPSSLSSPKSNLEALMESFVGAQAKKIVEFEDGFKQSNIHLKMVETQLAQLASSINQNQTYPNLPPQGHDSKKQMNAIVTRSGRGMNDGGTSSDVPKSNVGDKRVVGDLDEDDVEHVVSPKEVETDDLRPMVATPLQPLVPKLPFPQIFARQRMDAHFAKFLEMISKLHVTIPFTDAIKKMPTYSRFLKEILSGKRDCDVKETVNLTENCSAIILNQMPPKLKDPGSFSIFCVIKKLEISNSLCDLGASVSLMPYSVFTKLEVGDLVPTNITLQLSDYSVKYPIGKIEDVPLRVGKFVIPVDIVVLDMDEDVHVPIILGRPFLATAGAIIDVKQRKITLKVGEGSLVFDLNKAMNYPSSTNEKCFLVDSFDPPVHDMQEHLLATNDPLELAILNREGLGDVGVEAANYKELLDSTPLYDQSEQ; translated from the coding sequence ATGCCTCCTAATACCTCTTTTTGTGATATTTGTGGCGGGCATGATCATCTCCCCAATATGTATCATTTATTGCAAAACGTGTCCTATATTGAACATGACCCATCTTGTGAGAATGACTTTTATGTTGAGTATGCTAATGCCTTGAATGAAAGGTCTAGGTATGATGGACCCCaaaatcctaatttcaataaACAACAAGGTCCTAGAGGTCCCTCTATTAATGCTTATCAAGGTCCTACCTACCAAGGAGGTGGAGGTGGGTTTGATCACCAAAATCGGGGTAACTATAGGGgacaaggctatcaaagccaagctCCCTATGGTCAATCCTATGGTTATGGTCATCAACCCCAATACAATCAAGGTAGTTATGGGTCAAACCACCAAGGAGGAGGGAGCTATAACTACGGATATGGGAATAAAAAAGGAACCTCTAGTGGGGGGTATCAAAAGAACCCGGGAAACCAATATGGCAATTCCCAATATCCTCCTCCTGGATCCAATGGACCTAGACTACATGGCACTCAACTCCCACTCAACTCTTCCCTTATAAATGCTCCCTCATCGCTATCGTCTCCTAAGTCTAATCtggaggctctcatggagtcgtttgtgggggcacAAGCTAAGAAGATTGTGgaatttgaggatggattcaagcaatccaacaTCCATTTAAAAATGGTTGAGACTCAATTGGCTCAACTAGCTAGCTCCATTAATCAAAATCAAACATACCCAAATCTTCCGCCTCAAGGTCATGACTCTAAAAAGCAAATGAATGCAATTGTGACAAGAAGTGGGAGGGGTATGAATGATGGTGGTACGTCTAGCGATGTCCCTAAGTCCAATGTTGGTGATAAAAGGGTAGTGGGGGATCTAGATGAAGATGATGTAGAACATGTTGTGTCCCCAAAGGAGGTTGAGACTGATGATTTGAGGCCAATGGTGGCCACTCCTCTCCAACCTCTTGTTCCTAAGCTCCCCTTTCCCCAAATATTTGCTAGACAAAGAATGGATGCCCATTTTGCAAAGTTCCTAGAAATGATAAGCAAGTTGCATGTCACCATCCCCTTTACGGATGCAATCAAGAAAATGCCTACCTACTCTCGATTTCTTAAGGAAATCTTGAGTGGAAAAAGGGATTGTGACGTAAAGGAGACGGTGAACCTCACCGAGAATTGTAGTGCTATTATTCTTAACCAAATGCCACCCAAACTCAAAGACCCGGGTAGTTTCTCTATCTTTTGTGTTATTAAGAAGCTTGAAATAAGCAATTCCTTGTGtgatttgggtgcaagtgttagTTTGATGCCTTATTCGGTGTTCACCAAGCTCGAAGTTGGTGATCTTGTCCCAACCAACATTACATTGCAACTTTCCGACTATTCGGTCAAATATCCTATTGGCAAGATTGAGGATGTACCCTTGAGAGTTGGTAAATTCGTGATCCCCGTCGACATTGTGGTGCTAGATATGGATGAGGACGTTCATGTCCCTATTATTCTTGGTCGGCCATTCTTGGCCACGGCGGGGGCCATTATTGATGTTAAGCAAAGGAAAATCACTTTGAAGGTTGGGGAGGGTAGTTTGGTTTTTGACTTGAATAAAGCCATGAATTATCCTAGTTCTACTAATGAGAAATGTTTCTTGGTTGACTCTTTTGATCCCCCAGTACATGATATGCAGGAACACTTGCTCGCTACTAACGATCCGCTTGAGCTTGCCATTTTAAATAGAGAAGGCTTAGGAGATGTAGGGGTTGAAGCGGCCAACTACAAGGAGCTATTGGATTCTACCCCACTTTATGATCAATCGGAGCAATGA